In Aureibaculum algae, the following are encoded in one genomic region:
- a CDS encoding peptidylprolyl isomerase: MAILSKIRERSLFLIIIIALALFSFVIGDVFTRGGFGSEANSIGEINGENVGREEFAQMVEQQKTMSGGRSTQMQNVNGAWENLVRQKIYKAQLEKSGVTVGEKDVWDEILKQSWVKDGAQFKNAAGLFDEDMFKEHIATLNDAKDDDANSRQAWLSWLDYERNIKNNLELRTYNNLVSAGLGATFKEGERYYMANNTKLDLEYVYVPYTYIADSAVAVTDSEIEQYVRSHPNDYKAEASRDISFVKFDIKASAEDQAAIRAEVEKIINDREEYSSAAKGNVNVTGLSNTDNVEDFFRNNASDIPLDNNFYTKSRVSPILADTIFKLNVGDVYGPYKEGNYFKVTKLAAVKQMPDSVKARHILIPFLGTTNDPAITQTEAQAKVTADSLLAIVKNDKSKFAELAKTLSSDTGSGAKGGDLDWFVYQAMVPEFRDFTFENKVGDMGVVKSQFGFHIIDIQDQKNMQKNVKLATFAREIVASDETESVAYQKAETFASALTDGKDIEELAKEESLTVQPAVGLKAMDERVSNLSNQRQMITWAFSTDSNVNDIKRFDTEDGYVVAKLTGKHDKGLSIGTAKAALRTKLLNEKKSNLIKEQMKGDNLQDIAKSFSTNVQSSKAVSLGSPILPGIGRAEEVVSVLVFLKENKLYSGIDTKNGVFAAKIIKKDSPKVLENYAGSVTAVKNVNKAKGAKVYSVLKKFADIEDNRATFY; this comes from the coding sequence ATGGCAATTTTATCTAAAATTAGAGAACGTTCATTATTTTTAATAATCATAATTGCGTTAGCATTATTCTCATTTGTAATTGGTGATGTTTTTACTAGAGGAGGGTTTGGAAGTGAAGCCAACTCCATTGGTGAAATAAATGGAGAAAATGTAGGTAGAGAAGAATTTGCTCAAATGGTAGAGCAGCAAAAAACGATGTCTGGTGGTAGAAGTACTCAAATGCAAAATGTAAATGGAGCTTGGGAAAATTTAGTGCGTCAGAAAATTTACAAAGCTCAATTAGAAAAATCTGGAGTTACTGTTGGTGAAAAAGATGTTTGGGATGAAATTTTGAAACAATCATGGGTTAAAGATGGTGCTCAATTTAAAAATGCAGCTGGTCTTTTTGATGAGGACATGTTTAAAGAACATATTGCTACGTTAAATGATGCTAAAGATGATGATGCAAACAGTAGACAGGCTTGGTTAAGTTGGTTAGATTACGAAAGAAATATAAAGAATAATTTAGAGTTGAGAACTTATAATAATCTTGTTTCAGCTGGTTTAGGTGCTACCTTTAAAGAAGGGGAGCGTTATTATATGGCAAATAACACAAAACTTGATTTGGAGTATGTTTATGTACCTTATACTTATATTGCTGATAGTGCTGTTGCAGTAACAGATAGTGAAATTGAGCAATATGTAAGAAGTCATCCAAATGATTACAAAGCGGAAGCTTCTCGCGATATTAGTTTCGTAAAATTTGATATTAAGGCTTCTGCAGAAGATCAAGCAGCTATTAGAGCCGAAGTTGAAAAAATTATTAATGACAGAGAAGAGTATAGTTCAGCAGCAAAAGGTAATGTAAATGTTACAGGTTTGTCTAATACAGATAACGTTGAAGACTTTTTCAGAAATAATGCATCTGATATTCCTTTAGATAATAATTTTTATACAAAATCAAGAGTAAGTCCAATTTTAGCGGATACTATTTTTAAATTAAATGTTGGTGATGTTTACGGTCCTTATAAAGAAGGTAATTATTTTAAAGTAACAAAATTGGCAGCTGTAAAACAAATGCCAGATTCAGTTAAAGCTCGTCATATTTTAATTCCTTTTCTAGGAACTACAAACGATCCTGCAATAACACAAACAGAGGCTCAAGCCAAAGTAACTGCTGATAGTTTATTAGCTATTGTTAAGAATGATAAGTCAAAGTTCGCTGAATTAGCAAAAACACTATCTTCTGATACAGGAAGCGGAGCTAAGGGTGGTGATTTAGATTGGTTTGTATATCAAGCAATGGTACCTGAATTTAGAGATTTTACGTTTGAAAATAAAGTAGGAGACATGGGTGTGGTAAAATCACAATTTGGATTTCATATCATAGATATCCAGGACCAAAAAAATATGCAGAAAAATGTGAAGTTAGCAACTTTTGCAAGAGAAATTGTCGCTTCTGATGAAACTGAAAGTGTAGCATATCAAAAAGCAGAAACATTCGCCTCAGCATTAACTGACGGTAAAGATATTGAAGAGTTAGCTAAAGAAGAAAGTTTAACCGTTCAGCCGGCTGTTGGTTTAAAAGCCATGGATGAAAGAGTATCAAACTTAAGCAATCAAAGACAAATGATTACTTGGGCTTTTAGTACTGATAGTAATGTTAATGATATTAAGCGTTTTGATACGGAAGATGGTTATGTGGTAGCTAAATTAACGGGAAAGCATGACAAAGGACTTAGTATAGGTACGGCAAAAGCAGCACTTAGAACAAAATTACTTAATGAAAAAAAGAGTAATTTAATTAAAGAGCAGATGAAAGGAGATAATTTACAAGATATTGCAAAATCATTTAGCACTAATGTTCAATCTTCCAAGGCAGTGTCTTTAGGTAGCCCTATTTTGCCAGGTATTGGTAGAGCGGAAGAAGTTGTTTCAGTTCTTGTGTTTTTAAAAGAGAATAAATTATACTCAGGCATAGATACTAAAAATGGTGTTTTTGCTGCTAAAATTATTAAAAAGGATAGCCCTAAAGTTTTGGAAAATTATGCAGGTTCAGTTACGGCTGTTAAAAATGTAAATAAAGCTAAAGGAGCTAAAGTTTATAGTGTATTGAAGAAGTTTGCTGATATAGAGGACAATAGAGCAACTTTCTATTAG
- a CDS encoding hemolysin family protein, protein MEVQIIIIIISILLSAFFSGMEIAFISANKMHIELEKKKDTFLSSVLTKLTGNPSKFITTMLVGNNIALVVYGYFMGELLMPYLEPYLYNDFVVLLVQTIISTLIILVSAEFLPKAIFRIYSNETLKIFAIPAYIFFLLFYFISSFIMVISDFVLRVVFNTKEDDVQMAFTKAELGDYINEQLEISDEEVDSEIQIFQNALDFHNVRARDAMIPRTDIVAIDVTDTIKNLKNLFVETGLSKIIVYKDSLDDVIGYIHAFELFKNPKTIRSLLLPIETIPETMMINDILNDLTKKQKSVAVVIDEYGGTSGLITIEDIIEELFGDIEDEHDTVEFLENKINDREFEFSARLEVDYINETYNLTLPESDAYETLGGLIVDATENIPQKDEIIEIDSFQFTILEVSSSKIEQVYLKVLYKED, encoded by the coding sequence TTGGAAGTACAAATTATCATCATTATCATTTCAATTTTATTATCTGCTTTCTTTTCAGGGATGGAAATTGCTTTTATTTCCGCCAATAAAATGCATATTGAACTTGAAAAGAAAAAAGATACTTTTCTGTCAAGCGTATTGACGAAGTTAACAGGAAATCCTTCGAAATTTATTACTACTATGTTAGTAGGTAATAATATAGCTTTGGTGGTTTATGGTTATTTTATGGGTGAATTATTAATGCCTTACCTCGAACCTTATTTATATAACGATTTTGTTGTTTTATTGGTTCAAACGATTATCTCTACGTTAATTATATTAGTATCGGCGGAGTTTTTACCTAAAGCAATTTTTAGAATTTACTCCAATGAAACACTAAAAATATTTGCCATACCCGCTTATATTTTCTTTTTGCTGTTTTATTTTATTTCTAGTTTTATAATGGTCATTTCTGATTTTGTGCTACGCGTAGTTTTTAATACGAAAGAAGACGATGTACAAATGGCATTTACTAAGGCAGAATTAGGTGATTATATAAATGAGCAATTAGAAATTTCTGATGAAGAAGTAGATTCTGAAATTCAAATATTTCAAAATGCGTTAGATTTTCATAATGTTAGGGCAAGAGATGCTATGATACCAAGAACGGATATTGTTGCCATTGATGTTACCGATACAATTAAAAATTTAAAGAACCTTTTTGTTGAAACCGGGTTGTCAAAAATTATTGTTTACAAAGATTCTTTAGATGATGTAATTGGTTATATACATGCGTTTGAATTGTTTAAAAACCCTAAAACAATCCGTTCTCTGTTGCTTCCTATAGAGACTATTCCGGAAACAATGATGATTAATGATATTTTAAATGACCTAACGAAGAAGCAAAAAAGTGTAGCGGTTGTTATCGATGAATATGGTGGTACTTCTGGTTTAATTACTATTGAAGATATTATTGAAGAATTGTTTGGTGATATTGAAGATGAGCACGATACTGTTGAATTTTTAGAAAATAAGATAAATGATAGGGAGTTTGAGTTCTCAGCCCGTTTAGAGGTTGATTATATTAATGAAACCTATAATTTGACCTTGCCAGAAAGTGATGCTTATGAGACTCTTGGTGGTTTAATTGTAGATGCGACAGAAAACATCCCCCAGAAAGACGAAATAATAGAAATTGATAGCTTTCAATTTACAATTCTTGAAGTATCTTCATCTAAAATAGAGCAAGTTTATCTGAAAGTATTGTATAAAGAAGATTAA
- the lptC gene encoding LPS export ABC transporter periplasmic protein LptC: MFKVVNFCVKFFAVILIVALLFSCGNNIKEVQDFLAEKNLPIGVAHDVYLIHTDSGRVQTKLLTPLMNDFANRKEHPYQEFPEGIEVTNYDELGDSITLIGDYAKTYSKTLISEVKGNVVVINHKDNSKLYTEQLFWDQKTHYIYTEKAFRLYRKLDSIKGSGFESNEDLSKVITSNPSGVVYVNESNEVADENIK, from the coding sequence ATGTTTAAGGTTGTAAATTTCTGTGTTAAATTTTTTGCTGTTATTCTTATAGTAGCACTACTTTTTTCGTGTGGTAATAATATTAAAGAAGTCCAAGATTTTTTGGCAGAAAAGAATTTACCAATAGGTGTGGCTCATGATGTATATTTAATTCATACAGATTCTGGTAGGGTACAAACAAAACTCCTTACTCCTTTAATGAATGATTTTGCCAATAGAAAAGAGCATCCTTATCAAGAATTTCCAGAAGGCATAGAGGTGACTAATTACGATGAGTTGGGTGATTCTATTACATTAATTGGCGATTATGCTAAAACCTATAGTAAGACCTTAATTTCTGAAGTAAAAGGAAATGTGGTGGTGATAAATCATAAAGACAATAGTAAATTGTATACAGAACAACTTTTTTGGGATCAGAAAACACACTATATTTATACGGAAAAGGCTTTTAGGCTTTATAGAAAATTAGATTCTATTAAGGGTTCAGGTTTTGAATCAAATGAGGATTTATCTAAAGTAATTACGAGCAATCCAAGTGGAGTTGTATATGTAAACGAAAGTAACGAAGTAGCTGACGAGAATATTAAATAA
- a CDS encoding tetratricopeptide repeat protein, producing the protein MERKITNLVLGLLLVTGLSNVYAQDDKLGAEPTKCTQNLSLFHESVKAGNFDGAYDMWKWCYDNCPKASLYIYVDGLKIAENMYEKGTDKPAASKLIDEIYTKRLVHFPKNSAKVYSDWAISLQERGASNDAVFEKLEAAFKEDPTDMSIKNLALYFKEVTERNKDTDPQKVFDTYDDVLDGVNGKMDILSEELDKLKLKDSLGKTLTSKEKLKIKNNAINLRGLGQVEPILDQTLGEVATCERLIPLYNKSFDANKTDPKWLKRAVQRMYSKECTEDALYPKLVEAWVTVEPSANAYIFYAGILEERGESTKALEYKNKAIDLETDPFKKAKLLLSIASQYRYKNKSTSRSYAYKALKERPSYGDAYLLIASLYSSSANSCGTSEFEKRMVYVAAANMAAKAKAVDPGIATKANRSIRSYLNHAPNTKLIFNEGKKSGDSYKIGCWIGTAVRIP; encoded by the coding sequence ATGGAAAGAAAAATTACAAATTTGGTTTTAGGCTTATTACTGGTAACAGGATTGAGCAATGTTTATGCACAAGATGATAAGTTGGGGGCTGAACCAACAAAATGTACACAAAATTTATCGTTGTTTCACGAAAGTGTAAAAGCTGGTAATTTTGATGGTGCTTATGATATGTGGAAATGGTGCTACGATAATTGTCCAAAAGCTTCTTTGTATATCTATGTTGATGGTTTAAAAATAGCTGAAAACATGTACGAAAAAGGTACAGATAAACCTGCTGCAAGCAAGTTAATCGATGAAATATATACAAAACGTTTAGTTCATTTTCCAAAAAATTCAGCTAAGGTATATAGTGATTGGGCTATTTCTTTACAAGAAAGGGGAGCGTCTAATGATGCCGTTTTCGAAAAATTAGAAGCTGCCTTTAAAGAGGATCCAACGGATATGAGTATAAAAAACTTAGCTCTTTATTTCAAAGAAGTTACAGAAAGAAACAAAGATACTGATCCGCAAAAAGTGTTTGATACATATGATGATGTTTTAGATGGTGTAAATGGAAAAATGGATATCTTGTCTGAAGAGTTAGATAAATTAAAGTTAAAAGATTCTTTAGGTAAAACATTAACTTCTAAGGAAAAATTAAAGATTAAAAATAACGCGATTAACCTTAGAGGTTTAGGTCAGGTAGAGCCAATTTTAGATCAAACTTTAGGTGAAGTAGCAACTTGCGAAAGGTTAATACCTTTATATAATAAAAGTTTTGACGCAAACAAAACGGATCCAAAATGGTTAAAAAGGGCAGTTCAAAGAATGTACTCTAAAGAATGTACTGAAGATGCATTATACCCTAAACTAGTAGAGGCTTGGGTAACAGTTGAGCCTTCAGCTAATGCATATATCTTCTATGCGGGTATTTTAGAAGAAAGAGGAGAATCTACAAAAGCATTGGAATATAAAAATAAGGCGATAGATTTAGAAACAGATCCATTTAAAAAAGCAAAATTATTGTTAAGTATCGCTAGTCAATATAGATACAAGAATAAGTCAACTTCTAGAAGTTATGCTTATAAAGCGTTAAAAGAAAGACCAAGTTATGGTGATGCTTATTTGTTAATAGCTAGTTTATATAGTAGTAGTGCAAATAGTTGTGGGACTTCTGAATTTGAGAAAAGAATGGTATATGTAGCTGCGGCAAATATGGCAGCTAAAGCAAAAGCAGTAGATCCAGGAATTGCAACTAAAGCAAATAGATCAATAAGATCTTATTTAAATCATGCTCCTAATACAAAACTGATTTTTAACGAAGGTAAAAAATCTGGAGATTCATATAAGATAGGTTGTTGGATTGGTACAGCGGTAAGAATTCCGTAG
- a CDS encoding type III pantothenate kinase has translation MNLVIDIGNTRAKLAVFKQDKLVFSLISDHDDINKNIDKLQEEYSLKNCILSSVTNILTDVELKKFDKFVQLDHKTSIPFQNKYDTPMTLGVDRIALASAAARQYPKQNVLVIDSGTCITYDFINSKNEYLGGAISPGINLRYKSLHQFTANLPLLEQASYKMIGTNTKSSIHSGVLNGFIQEINGIIKQYNSEFSNLTVVLTGGDTNFLAKKLKSSIFANPNFLLEGLNSILIYNLNE, from the coding sequence ATGAATTTAGTTATTGATATTGGAAATACTAGAGCTAAACTAGCTGTATTTAAGCAGGATAAGCTAGTTTTTAGTTTGATTTCTGACCATGATGATATCAATAAAAATATTGATAAATTACAAGAAGAATATAGCCTTAAAAATTGTATTCTGTCGTCAGTTACCAATATTTTAACCGATGTGGAGCTTAAAAAGTTCGACAAATTCGTACAACTTGATCATAAAACGAGCATTCCTTTTCAAAATAAATACGATACACCAATGACTTTAGGTGTAGACAGAATTGCATTGGCTAGTGCAGCAGCCCGTCAATATCCTAAGCAGAATGTATTGGTAATTGATTCTGGTACTTGTATTACGTATGATTTTATAAATTCAAAAAATGAATATTTAGGCGGAGCAATTTCACCAGGTATTAATTTAAGGTACAAATCACTTCATCAGTTTACTGCTAATTTACCTTTATTAGAACAAGCTAGTTATAAAATGATAGGTACGAACACCAAAAGCTCAATCCATTCTGGAGTTTTAAATGGGTTTATTCAAGAAATAAACGGAATTATAAAGCAATATAATAGTGAATTTTCAAATTTAACAGTAGTTTTAACAGGAGGAGACACAAATTTCTTGGCTAAAAAGTTAAAAAGTAGCATATTTGCCAATCCAAATTTTTTATTGGAGGGACTTAACAGCATATTGATATACAATCTAAACGAATGA
- a CDS encoding GIY-YIG nuclease family protein, whose product MTHYLYIIYSISIDKYYIGETNNLDERLIKHNKHLYKKSFTKIASDWNYVLTKECLQRNDAIYLEKFIKRMKSKKFIEKIILKPNILEDILDKKLPE is encoded by the coding sequence ATGACTCACTACTTATACATAATTTATAGTATTTCTATTGACAAATATTATATTGGTGAAACTAACAACCTCGATGAAAGGTTGATAAAACACAATAAACATCTGTATAAAAAGTCTTTCACCAAAATTGCTTCAGATTGGAATTATGTTTTAACTAAGGAATGTCTTCAAAGAAATGATGCTATTTATCTTGAAAAATTTATTAAACGAATGAAAAGTAAAAAATTTATTGAAAAAATAATTTTAAAACCGAACATCCTTGAAGATATTCTTGATAAAAAACTACCTGAATAG
- a CDS encoding GIY-YIG nuclease family protein codes for MTHYLYIIYSISIDKYYIGETNNLDERLIKHNKHLYKKSFTKIASDWNYVLTKECLQRNDAIYLEKFIKRMKSKKFIEKIILKPNILEEILDKKLPE; via the coding sequence ATGACTCACTACTTATACATAATTTATAGTATTTCTATTGACAAATATTATATTGGTGAAACTAACAACCTCGATGAAAGGTTGATAAAACACAATAAACATCTGTATAAAAAGTCTTTCACCAAAATTGCTTCAGATTGGAATTATGTTTTAACTAAGGAATGTCTTCAAAGAAATGATGCTATTTATCTTGAAAAATTTATTAAACGTATGAAAAGCAAAAAATTTATCGAAAAAATAATTTTAAAACCGAACATCCTTGAAGAAATTCTTGATAAAAAACTACCTGAATAG
- a CDS encoding deoxyguanosinetriphosphate triphosphohydrolase has product MNWEQLLSLKKYGDTKQRERNKQNETRIGFEVDYDRIIFSDSFRSLQDKTQVIPLSNTDFVHTRLTHSLEVSVVGRSLGRIVGKALLEKYPNLKDLGYQINDFGAIVASACLAHDIGNPPFGHSGEKAIGEYFKSGNGIKYKNELSDKQWQDLIDFEGNANGFKILTESRIGVEGGLRLSYATLGAFMKYPKESLPKKPTANIVDKKYGFFQSDTETFLDVAKSLHLEQNRKEDISYLRHPLAFLVEAADDICYTIIDFEDGINLGWIEEEFALEYLIKLVKDTINTEKYYQLTTKQDRISYLRALAIGNLINEAAAVFLENETKILAGQYQISLLEKCKYEAQINDIIKISINKIYRSKEVIEKEISGYKVLADLLDVFIHAVNNTFEQKPSSYDNLIMNLLPIKYQNLDTNLYDRILSVCSFIASMSDGAAILLHKKIKGVVI; this is encoded by the coding sequence ATGAATTGGGAACAACTACTTTCTTTAAAAAAATATGGTGACACTAAGCAAAGAGAACGCAACAAGCAGAATGAGACGAGAATAGGTTTTGAGGTAGATTACGATCGTATCATATTCTCTGATTCCTTTAGAAGTTTACAAGATAAAACACAGGTAATTCCTCTTTCAAATACAGATTTTGTTCATACAAGGTTAACCCATAGTTTAGAAGTTTCTGTTGTTGGTCGTTCATTAGGAAGAATAGTTGGTAAAGCCCTGCTAGAAAAGTACCCAAATTTAAAAGATCTTGGTTATCAAATTAACGATTTTGGAGCCATAGTGGCTAGTGCTTGTTTGGCCCATGATATTGGTAATCCACCTTTTGGACATAGTGGTGAAAAAGCAATTGGAGAATATTTTAAATCGGGCAACGGAATAAAATATAAGAATGAATTATCTGACAAACAATGGCAAGATTTAATTGATTTTGAAGGAAATGCAAATGGATTCAAAATTTTAACCGAATCTAGAATAGGTGTTGAAGGTGGTTTACGTTTGTCTTATGCCACTTTAGGTGCTTTTATGAAATACCCGAAAGAGTCTTTGCCTAAAAAACCAACCGCTAATATTGTAGATAAAAAATACGGTTTTTTCCAATCAGATACTGAAACTTTTTTAGATGTTGCAAAGAGCTTACACTTAGAACAAAACAGAAAAGAAGATATTTCTTATTTAAGACATCCTCTAGCATTTTTAGTTGAAGCAGCAGATGATATTTGTTATACCATTATAGATTTTGAAGACGGTATTAATTTAGGTTGGATAGAAGAAGAGTTTGCCTTAGAATATTTAATAAAACTGGTAAAAGACACTATAAATACAGAAAAATACTACCAATTAACGACAAAACAAGACCGTATAAGCTATTTACGTGCACTTGCTATTGGCAACTTAATTAATGAAGCTGCAGCCGTTTTTTTAGAAAATGAAACGAAAATATTGGCGGGACAATATCAAATTTCTTTATTAGAAAAATGTAAATATGAAGCTCAAATTAATGACATTATTAAAATTAGTATCAATAAAATTTACAGAAGTAAAGAGGTAATTGAAAAGGAAATTTCGGGTTATAAAGTTTTAGCGGATTTATTAGATGTTTTTATTCACGCTGTAAACAATACTTTTGAACAAAAGCCTAGTAGTTATGACAACTTAATAATGAACCTCTTACCCATAAAATATCAAAACCTCGATACTAATTTATATGATCGAATTCTTTCCGTATGTAGCTTTATAGCAAGTATGTCAGATGGTGCTGCTATTTTATTACATAAAAAGATTAAAGGGGTCGTAATTTAA
- a CDS encoding DUF3078 domain-containing protein: MKNKHTYIVITLLFSLSVFAQVDSTKVNILNTISNTDSMRSSGSVKKVLDMFLSDTISPVKPRDTVKRFQLNDSIDVVIQLDSVGNYMKIDSVRRLTELDSLKIKMNALLKPYYNISYDSLRNDYVFTERYRKTVNKLNNDTIYIPLPKEKSYIAPIKNLTIDTLKVTNPIKVAKIRARKYADDPVWWQKKNSIGLDVNEAAFVNWSAGGNNSISGLFKVDLVRLYKKLHLLWNNELYVRYGLNSQEDRELRKSEDRFEYKSVFGYRRDTVSNWFYSMQFNFKTQFTNGYKYPNTNDPISRMFAPAYIFLGAGTHYEIKQQKFSLYLSPITLKSTLVFDESLSNSGAFGVTPGEKSRNEFGFLVESTWNKQLAKNVLMSNKLSLYSDYINKFGNVDADWELNFAFKINKFMNASIGGHLIYDDDVKYKEDTNNDGTLETLGARVQFKQMLGIGVMYRF, from the coding sequence TTGAAAAATAAGCACACCTACATTGTAATTACACTTCTTTTTTCATTAAGTGTTTTCGCCCAAGTTGATAGTACCAAGGTCAATATACTAAATACCATTAGTAATACTGATTCAATGCGGAGTTCTGGTTCTGTAAAAAAAGTATTAGATATGTTTTTATCTGATACAATTAGTCCTGTTAAACCTAGAGATACTGTAAAAAGATTTCAATTAAATGACTCAATAGATGTAGTTATTCAATTGGATTCTGTTGGTAATTATATGAAAATTGATTCTGTAAGAAGATTGACGGAGTTAGATTCTTTAAAAATAAAGATGAATGCTTTGTTAAAACCTTATTATAACATATCATATGACTCTTTAAGGAATGACTATGTTTTTACAGAGCGTTATAGGAAAACTGTAAATAAGTTAAATAACGATACAATTTATATTCCGTTACCCAAAGAGAAAAGTTATATAGCACCTATAAAAAACTTAACTATTGATACCCTGAAGGTTACTAATCCTATAAAAGTTGCTAAAATTAGAGCTAGAAAATATGCAGATGATCCTGTTTGGTGGCAAAAAAAGAATAGCATTGGATTGGATGTAAATGAAGCCGCATTTGTCAATTGGAGTGCTGGTGGTAATAACTCTATTTCCGGATTGTTTAAGGTTGATTTAGTCAGGCTGTATAAAAAGTTACATTTATTATGGAATAATGAGTTGTATGTTCGATATGGTTTAAATTCTCAAGAAGATAGAGAATTGAGAAAATCTGAGGATAGGTTCGAGTATAAATCCGTTTTTGGTTATCGACGAGATACTGTTTCAAATTGGTTTTATTCAATGCAATTTAACTTTAAAACTCAATTTACAAACGGATATAAATACCCAAATACTAATGATCCGATTTCAAGAATGTTTGCACCGGCATATATATTTTTAGGTGCAGGTACGCACTATGAAATAAAGCAGCAAAAGTTCTCTTTATATCTTTCTCCAATAACCTTAAAATCAACGCTTGTTTTTGATGAAAGTTTGTCAAATAGTGGAGCATTTGGTGTAACTCCTGGAGAAAAGTCGAGAAATGAATTTGGTTTTTTAGTAGAAAGTACCTGGAATAAACAGCTTGCTAAAAACGTGTTAATGAGTAATAAGCTAAGTCTTTATTCTGATTATATAAATAAATTTGGAAATGTTGATGCTGATTGGGAGCTGAATTTTGCTTTTAAAATTAATAAATTTATGAACGCTAGTATTGGTGGACATTTAATTTATGATGATGATGTAAAGTATAAGGAGGATACTAATAACGACGGAACTTTAGAAACACTTGGAGCCAGGGTACAGTTCAAACAAATGCTTGGTATTGGTGTTATGTATAGATTTTAA